In a single window of the Heliangelus exortis chromosome 1, bHelExo1.hap1, whole genome shotgun sequence genome:
- the TXLNG gene encoding gamma-taxilin isoform X1, whose amino-acid sequence MATRGAEAARGGGSTAAAAAGRSRQNRSGGEEEEAASALAPSGSPELVGGAMEEAGSLEMGMNNQDQLVNSKCNELSDAALQPNCYGLENRGTLEEAECITKNRKHLGTSCCSQETREETPGREEARTDPPDGQQDPESEKHKEKTLGKEVLLLMQALNTLSTPEEKLAALCKKYADLLEESRNVQKQMKILQKKQAQVVKEKVHLQSEHSKAILARSKLESLCRELQRHNKTLKEENMQRAREEEERRKEATAHFQITLNEIQAQLEQHDIHNAKLRQENIELGEKLKKLIEQYALREEHIDKVFKHKELQQQLVDAKLQQTTQLIKEAEEKHQREREFLLKEATESRHKCEQMKQQEAQLKQQLSLYMDKFEEFQTTMAKSNELFTTFRQEMEKMTKKIKKLEKETIVWRTKWENNNKALLQMAEEKTVRDKEYKGFQIKLERLEKLCRALQTERNELNEKVEVLKEQVSLKEADVDLAVQVLQSCTLNSHEELATPTDTEPGIQPSVESREANCSEKTVSTSPVPGTESVD is encoded by the exons ATGGCGACGCGCGGAGCTGAGGCAGCGCGCGGAGGAGGCAGCAccgcggcggcggcagcgggaCGGAGCCGGCAGAACCGGAGCGGcggggaggaagaggaggcggCCTCGGCCCTAGCCCCGAGCGGCAGCCCGGAG CTGGTTGGTGGTGCAATGGAAGAAGCTGGATCTCTGGAGATGGGAATGAATAACCAGGATCAGCTGGTGAACAGCAAGTGCAATGAATTGTCTGATGCGGCGTTGCAGCCCAACTGTTACGGGCTGGAAAACAGGGGCACACTGGAAGAAGCTGAGTGTATcacaaagaacagaaagcaCCTGGGGACCTCGTGCTGCTCTCAAGAGACTCGTGAGGAGACTCCTGGGAGAGAAGAAGCCCGTACTGATCCACCTGATGGCCAACAAGATCCAGAGAGTGAAAAACACAAGGAGAAAACTTTGG GAAAAGAAGTGCTATTATTAATGCAAGCCTTGAACACACTTTCTACTCCTGAGGAAAAGCTGGCAGCTTTGTGCAAGAAGTATGCTGATCTG TTGGAGGAGAGCCGGAATGTTCAAAAGCAGATGAAGATACTGCAGAAGAAGCAAGCACAAGTTGTGAAGGAGAAAGTCCACTTGCAGAGTGAGCATAGCAAGGCCATTTTGGCACGTAGCAAACTGGAATCTCTCTGTCGGGAGCTTCAGCGTCATAACAAAACTTTGAAG gaagaaaacatgcAGCGAGCAcgtgaagaagaagaaagacgGAAGGAAGCAACTGCCCACTTCCAGATTACACTGAATGAAATTCAGGCTCAACTGGAACAGCATGATATACATAATGCCAAGCTCCGTCAGGAAAACATTGAACTGGgggaaaaactgaagaaactcATTGAGCAGTATGCTCTGCGAGAAGAG cATATTGATAAAGTATTCAAACATAAAGAACTGCAGCAGCAACTTGTGGATGCCAAACTTCAGCAAACTACTCAACTTAttaaagaagcagaggaaaaacatcAGCGAGAACGAGAGTTT ctgcTAAAAGAAGCTACTGAGTCCAGACACAAATGTGAGCAGATGAAGCAACAGGAAGCTCAGCTGAAGCAGcaa CTTTCCCTTTATATGGATAAGTTTGAAGAATTCCAGACCACCATGGCAAAAAGTAATGAACTGTTTACAACCTTCAGGCAAGAAATGGAGAAG ATGACAAAGAAGATTaagaaactggaaaaggaaaCCATAGTGTGGCGTACCAAATGGGAAAACAATAACAAGGCTCTCCTGCAAATGGCTGAAGAG AAAACAGTAAGAGATAAAGAATACAAGGGCTTTCAAATAAAACTGGAGCGTTTGGAGAAGCTATGCAGAGCCCTTCAGACAGAAAGGAACGAGCTGAACGAGAAGGTGGAAGTCCTTAAGGAGCAGGTTTCTCTCAAAGAAGCAGATGTGGATCTGGCTGTGCAGGTGTTGCAGTCCTGCACACTCAATTCCCACGAGGAGCTGGCAACTCCCACTGACACGGAACCAGGAATCCAACCCAGCGTGGAATCGCGTGAGGCAAATTGTTCCGAAAAGACTGTCTCAACAAGTCCTGTTCCTGGCACTGAATCTGTAGACTAA
- the TXLNG gene encoding gamma-taxilin isoform X2, with protein sequence MEEAGSLEMGMNNQDQLVNSKCNELSDAALQPNCYGLENRGTLEEAECITKNRKHLGTSCCSQETREETPGREEARTDPPDGQQDPESEKHKEKTLGKEVLLLMQALNTLSTPEEKLAALCKKYADLLEESRNVQKQMKILQKKQAQVVKEKVHLQSEHSKAILARSKLESLCRELQRHNKTLKEENMQRAREEEERRKEATAHFQITLNEIQAQLEQHDIHNAKLRQENIELGEKLKKLIEQYALREEHIDKVFKHKELQQQLVDAKLQQTTQLIKEAEEKHQREREFLLKEATESRHKCEQMKQQEAQLKQQLSLYMDKFEEFQTTMAKSNELFTTFRQEMEKMTKKIKKLEKETIVWRTKWENNNKALLQMAEEKTVRDKEYKGFQIKLERLEKLCRALQTERNELNEKVEVLKEQVSLKEADVDLAVQVLQSCTLNSHEELATPTDTEPGIQPSVESREANCSEKTVSTSPVPGTESVD encoded by the exons ATGGAAGAAGCTGGATCTCTGGAGATGGGAATGAATAACCAGGATCAGCTGGTGAACAGCAAGTGCAATGAATTGTCTGATGCGGCGTTGCAGCCCAACTGTTACGGGCTGGAAAACAGGGGCACACTGGAAGAAGCTGAGTGTATcacaaagaacagaaagcaCCTGGGGACCTCGTGCTGCTCTCAAGAGACTCGTGAGGAGACTCCTGGGAGAGAAGAAGCCCGTACTGATCCACCTGATGGCCAACAAGATCCAGAGAGTGAAAAACACAAGGAGAAAACTTTGG GAAAAGAAGTGCTATTATTAATGCAAGCCTTGAACACACTTTCTACTCCTGAGGAAAAGCTGGCAGCTTTGTGCAAGAAGTATGCTGATCTG TTGGAGGAGAGCCGGAATGTTCAAAAGCAGATGAAGATACTGCAGAAGAAGCAAGCACAAGTTGTGAAGGAGAAAGTCCACTTGCAGAGTGAGCATAGCAAGGCCATTTTGGCACGTAGCAAACTGGAATCTCTCTGTCGGGAGCTTCAGCGTCATAACAAAACTTTGAAG gaagaaaacatgcAGCGAGCAcgtgaagaagaagaaagacgGAAGGAAGCAACTGCCCACTTCCAGATTACACTGAATGAAATTCAGGCTCAACTGGAACAGCATGATATACATAATGCCAAGCTCCGTCAGGAAAACATTGAACTGGgggaaaaactgaagaaactcATTGAGCAGTATGCTCTGCGAGAAGAG cATATTGATAAAGTATTCAAACATAAAGAACTGCAGCAGCAACTTGTGGATGCCAAACTTCAGCAAACTACTCAACTTAttaaagaagcagaggaaaaacatcAGCGAGAACGAGAGTTT ctgcTAAAAGAAGCTACTGAGTCCAGACACAAATGTGAGCAGATGAAGCAACAGGAAGCTCAGCTGAAGCAGcaa CTTTCCCTTTATATGGATAAGTTTGAAGAATTCCAGACCACCATGGCAAAAAGTAATGAACTGTTTACAACCTTCAGGCAAGAAATGGAGAAG ATGACAAAGAAGATTaagaaactggaaaaggaaaCCATAGTGTGGCGTACCAAATGGGAAAACAATAACAAGGCTCTCCTGCAAATGGCTGAAGAG AAAACAGTAAGAGATAAAGAATACAAGGGCTTTCAAATAAAACTGGAGCGTTTGGAGAAGCTATGCAGAGCCCTTCAGACAGAAAGGAACGAGCTGAACGAGAAGGTGGAAGTCCTTAAGGAGCAGGTTTCTCTCAAAGAAGCAGATGTGGATCTGGCTGTGCAGGTGTTGCAGTCCTGCACACTCAATTCCCACGAGGAGCTGGCAACTCCCACTGACACGGAACCAGGAATCCAACCCAGCGTGGAATCGCGTGAGGCAAATTGTTCCGAAAAGACTGTCTCAACAAGTCCTGTTCCTGGCACTGAATCTGTAGACTAA